A stretch of the Archangium violaceum genome encodes the following:
- a CDS encoding family 2B encapsulin nanocompartment shell protein, whose protein sequence is MANFEKLIEEARKQQMSLGTEAARQLATTTKSAPQMQGISNRWLLKLLPWVQVNGGVFRLNRRLSYNVGDGRVSFTSTGARVQVIPQELRELPLLRGFDDPEVLLALANRFEQKEYKAGEVITQAGQEADSIVLIAHGKVNKIGTSKYGEQTVLEVLADGDHYSYEVLLESNDPWKFTAKAVTPVIALVLQQSAFEAVLAQSPTLQKHVEDFKALAKKKKDPSGQADIELAAGHHGEPVLPGTYVDYETSPREYELSVAQTVLQIHTRVADLFNDPMNQVQEQLRLTVEALKERKEHELINNREFGLLHNADLKQRIHTRSGPPTPDDMDELLATVWKDPSFFLAHPRAIAAFGQECNRRGVYPGSVDVNGRAVTAWRGIPIFPSNKIPISETRTSSIMLMRVGEENQGVVGLHQAGIPDEVEPSLNVRFMGINDKAVMSYLVSTYFSTAVLIPDALGILESVEIGRV, encoded by the coding sequence ATGGCGAATTTCGAGAAGCTGATTGAGGAAGCCAGGAAGCAGCAGATGAGCCTCGGGACGGAAGCGGCGCGCCAGCTGGCGACGACGACCAAGTCCGCCCCGCAGATGCAGGGCATCTCCAACCGGTGGCTGCTCAAGCTGCTGCCCTGGGTGCAGGTCAACGGTGGCGTGTTCCGTCTCAACCGGCGCCTGAGCTACAACGTGGGCGATGGCCGCGTGTCCTTCACCAGCACTGGCGCGCGGGTGCAGGTCATCCCCCAGGAACTCCGTGAGCTGCCCCTGCTGCGCGGCTTCGATGACCCCGAGGTTCTGCTCGCCCTGGCCAACCGCTTCGAGCAGAAGGAATACAAGGCCGGTGAGGTCATCACCCAGGCTGGCCAGGAGGCCGACTCGATCGTCCTCATCGCGCACGGCAAGGTGAACAAGATCGGCACCAGCAAGTACGGCGAGCAGACGGTGCTGGAGGTGCTGGCCGATGGCGACCACTACAGCTACGAGGTGCTGCTGGAGTCGAATGACCCGTGGAAGTTCACGGCCAAGGCCGTCACCCCGGTCATCGCGCTGGTCCTCCAGCAGTCCGCGTTCGAGGCGGTGCTCGCCCAGTCTCCGACGTTGCAGAAGCACGTCGAGGACTTCAAGGCGCTCGCCAAGAAGAAGAAGGACCCGTCGGGCCAGGCGGACATCGAGCTGGCCGCCGGCCACCACGGCGAGCCCGTGCTGCCGGGCACCTACGTGGACTACGAGACGTCGCCCCGCGAGTACGAGCTGAGCGTGGCGCAGACGGTGCTTCAGATCCACACGCGCGTCGCCGACCTCTTCAACGATCCGATGAACCAGGTCCAGGAGCAGCTGCGTTTGACCGTCGAGGCGCTGAAGGAGCGCAAGGAGCACGAGCTGATCAACAACCGTGAGTTCGGCCTGCTGCACAACGCCGATCTCAAGCAGCGCATCCACACCCGCAGCGGGCCGCCGACGCCGGATGACATGGACGAGCTGCTGGCCACCGTGTGGAAGGATCCGTCCTTCTTCCTGGCCCACCCGCGGGCCATCGCCGCGTTCGGCCAGGAGTGCAACCGCCGTGGTGTCTACCCGGGCAGCGTCGACGTGAACGGCCGCGCGGTCACCGCCTGGCGCGGCATCCCCATCTTCCCCAGCAACAAGATTCCCATCAGCGAGACGCGGACCAGCTCCATCATGCTGATGCGCGTGGGAGAGGAGAACCAGGGCGTCGTTGGCCTGCACCAGGCCGGCATCCCCGACGAGGTCGAGCCCAGCCTGAACGTGCGGTTCATGGGCATCAACGACAAGGCGGTCATGTCCTACCTCGTCAGCACCTACTTCTCCACGGCGGTGCTCATCCCCGACGCGCTCGGCATCCTCGAGAGCGTGGAGATCGGCCGCGTCTAG